Proteins encoded by one window of Streptacidiphilus sp. PB12-B1b:
- a CDS encoding carbohydrate-binding protein: MRRSTPPRPRRTLALLTALALPLAGLIGLSVSAGPASATVPPAPSGWTTAFSDDFNGAAGTGLDTSNWLYDTGTSYPGGAGNWGTGEVETVTDSTANVYQDGNGHLVIKPIRDANGNWTSGRVETQATDFAAPAGGELELSASIEQPDPANGLGYWPAFWALGAAARPVGATNWPSIGELDIMEDVNALSEHSSTFHCGVDPGGPCNETTGISSGLLACAGCQTGYHTYSVILDRTNTSAEQLRYYLDGALTFTVNESQVPVATWQAAVDHGFFAIFNVAVGGAYPNAICGCSSPSAATTSGAGMSIDWFAAYEKPAAGGGGSPTPTPTPTPTPTPTPTPTPTGGSGGGSSCTTTAVSDISADCYSSSQGAVSVSAASGDSNPAGVDGNQVAQLNNGSWLEYSGVNFGSGSSQFDARVASGAAGGVSGLVNVVLDNPSNAPIGSFAVGNTGGWSSWETVPANIAETSGTHNVYLEFASQAGGNPPYVSLHYFDFPAR; this comes from the coding sequence ATGCGCAGATCCACCCCTCCGCGCCCTCGTAGAACGCTCGCTCTCCTCACTGCACTGGCCCTGCCACTGGCGGGGCTCATCGGCCTGTCCGTCAGCGCCGGCCCGGCCTCGGCCACCGTTCCGCCCGCGCCCAGCGGGTGGACCACCGCCTTCAGCGACGACTTCAACGGTGCCGCGGGCACCGGCCTGGACACCAGCAACTGGCTCTACGACACCGGGACCAGCTACCCGGGCGGCGCCGGGAACTGGGGCACCGGCGAGGTGGAGACGGTCACCGACTCCACCGCCAACGTCTACCAGGACGGCAACGGCCACCTGGTCATCAAGCCGATCCGGGACGCCAACGGCAACTGGACCTCGGGCCGGGTGGAGACGCAGGCCACCGACTTCGCCGCCCCCGCCGGCGGCGAGCTGGAGCTGAGCGCCTCCATCGAGCAGCCCGACCCGGCCAACGGCCTCGGCTACTGGCCGGCCTTCTGGGCCCTGGGCGCGGCCGCCCGCCCGGTCGGCGCCACCAACTGGCCCAGCATCGGCGAGCTGGACATCATGGAGGACGTCAACGCCCTCAGCGAGCACTCCTCGACCTTCCACTGCGGGGTGGACCCGGGCGGCCCCTGCAACGAGACCACCGGCATCAGCAGCGGGCTGCTGGCATGCGCCGGCTGCCAGACCGGCTACCACACCTACTCGGTGATCCTGGACCGCACCAACACCTCGGCCGAGCAGCTGCGCTACTACCTGGACGGCGCACTGACGTTCACCGTGAACGAGAGCCAGGTCCCGGTCGCCACCTGGCAGGCCGCCGTCGACCACGGCTTCTTCGCCATCTTCAACGTGGCCGTGGGCGGCGCCTATCCGAACGCGATCTGCGGATGCTCCTCGCCGAGCGCGGCGACCACCTCGGGCGCCGGCATGAGCATCGACTGGTTCGCCGCGTACGAGAAGCCGGCCGCGGGCGGCGGCGGCAGCCCCACGCCGACGCCGACCCCCACCCCGACGCCCACTCCCACGCCCACGCCCACCCCGACCGGTGGCTCCGGCGGCGGCAGCAGCTGCACGACCACGGCCGTCTCCGACATCTCCGCCGACTGCTACAGCTCCTCGCAGGGCGCGGTCTCGGTCTCCGCGGCCTCCGGTGACAGCAACCCCGCCGGGGTGGACGGCAACCAGGTCGCGCAGTTGAACAACGGCTCCTGGCTGGAGTACTCAGGGGTCAACTTCGGCAGCGGCTCCAGCCAGTTCGACGCCAGAGTGGCCTCCGGCGCGGCCGGCGGGGTGAGCGGACTGGTGAACGTCGTCCTCGACAACCCGTCGAACGCCCCGATCGGCAGCTTCGCCGTGGGCAACACCGGCGGCTGGTCCTCCTGGGAGACCGTCCCGGCGAACATCGCCGAAACCAGCGGCACCCACAACGTCTACCTGGAGTTCGCCTCCCAGGCAGGCGGGAACCCGCCGTACGTGAGCCTGCACTACTTCGACTTCCCGGCGCGGTAG
- a CDS encoding heavy metal-binding domain-containing protein has protein sequence MSTPSSPQVSEIARGRLDGSRAGRPCFTSDLSVNEFVLVGQAGFEPLGMVMGTSVYHVGVQPANWKTSQELGILTQAMYNVRELAMGRMEAEALQLGADGVVGVTLRPMNYQFLGDVMEYIAVGTAVRATDGRGYRAPDGRPFTTDLSGQDFWTLWQHGWLPRRLVLGNCVYHVAHQTLRQSLSQVGQNAELPLFTQALYDARELAMARMQYEGQQLGADGIVGTRVDDSRYWGEHAVEFFATGTAVSRIRPDAAPVQPSLTMPLDR, from the coding sequence ATGAGCACACCGTCCAGCCCCCAGGTTTCCGAGATCGCCCGCGGAAGGCTCGACGGCTCGCGCGCCGGGCGGCCCTGCTTCACCTCCGACCTGTCGGTGAACGAGTTCGTCCTGGTCGGCCAGGCCGGGTTCGAGCCGCTCGGCATGGTCATGGGCACCAGCGTCTACCACGTGGGCGTACAGCCTGCGAACTGGAAGACCAGCCAGGAGCTGGGCATCCTCACCCAGGCCATGTACAACGTCCGCGAACTGGCGATGGGCCGGATGGAGGCCGAGGCCCTGCAGCTGGGCGCGGACGGGGTGGTCGGCGTGACGCTGCGGCCGATGAACTACCAGTTCCTCGGCGACGTCATGGAGTACATCGCCGTCGGCACCGCGGTGCGCGCCACCGACGGCCGCGGCTACCGCGCCCCGGACGGGCGGCCGTTCACCACCGACCTGTCCGGCCAGGACTTCTGGACCCTGTGGCAGCACGGCTGGCTGCCGCGCCGGCTGGTCCTCGGCAACTGCGTCTACCACGTGGCGCACCAGACCCTGCGGCAGTCGCTCTCCCAGGTCGGCCAGAACGCCGAGCTGCCGCTGTTCACCCAGGCCCTCTACGACGCCCGCGAGTTGGCGATGGCGCGGATGCAGTACGAGGGCCAGCAGCTGGGCGCGGACGGCATCGTCGGCACCCGGGTCGACGACTCCCGCTACTGGGGCGAGCACGCCGTCGAGTTCTTCGCCACCGGCACCGCCGTCAGCCGCATCCGCCCGGACGCGGCCCCGGTCCAGCCCAGCCTCACCATGCCCCTCGACCGCTGA
- a CDS encoding RNA polymerase sigma factor has translation MDEVLLRSLTPSVLTVLVRRGADFAAAEDAVQDALVEAVRVWPHDPPRDAKGWLVTVAWRKFLDAARSDTARRRREDRVQDEPVPGPAPTADDTLRLYFLCTHPSLTPASAVALTLRAVGGLTTRQIARAYLVPEATMAQRISRAKRTVAGVRLDRPGDVATVLRVLYLVFNEGYSGDVDLAAEAIRLTRQLVTVIDHPEVAGLLALMLLHHARRAARTAPDGSLVALAEQDRGRWDTALIAEGVGILQAALARDRLGEFQAQAAIAALHADAPRAEETDWVQILEWYDELARLTDSPVVRLNRAVAVGEADGPRAGLAALAALDDSLPRYAAVAAYLHERDGDLATAARLYAEAARKAPNLAERDHLTRQAARLNARR, from the coding sequence ATGGACGAGGTCCTGCTCCGCAGCCTCACCCCGAGCGTGCTCACCGTCCTCGTCCGCCGCGGAGCCGACTTCGCGGCGGCCGAGGACGCCGTGCAGGACGCCCTGGTCGAGGCGGTCCGGGTCTGGCCGCACGACCCGCCGCGGGACGCCAAGGGCTGGCTGGTCACCGTGGCCTGGCGCAAGTTCCTGGACGCGGCCCGCTCGGACACCGCCCGGCGCAGGCGGGAGGACCGGGTCCAGGACGAGCCGGTGCCCGGCCCGGCGCCCACGGCCGACGACACGCTCCGGCTCTACTTCCTGTGCACCCACCCGTCACTGACCCCGGCCTCGGCGGTCGCGCTCACGCTGCGCGCCGTCGGCGGGCTGACCACCCGCCAGATCGCCCGGGCCTACCTGGTGCCCGAGGCGACCATGGCGCAGCGCATCAGCCGGGCCAAACGCACCGTGGCCGGCGTGCGCCTCGACCGGCCCGGCGACGTCGCCACCGTGCTGCGTGTCCTCTACCTGGTCTTCAACGAGGGCTACTCCGGCGACGTCGACCTCGCCGCCGAGGCCATCCGGCTGACCCGGCAGCTCGTCACCGTCATCGACCATCCCGAGGTGGCGGGGCTGCTCGCCCTCATGCTGCTGCACCACGCGCGCCGCGCCGCCCGGACCGCGCCCGACGGCAGCCTTGTCGCGCTCGCCGAGCAGGACCGCGGCCGCTGGGACACCGCACTGATCGCCGAAGGCGTCGGAATCCTGCAAGCGGCCCTGGCCCGCGACCGGCTGGGTGAGTTCCAGGCCCAGGCCGCCATCGCCGCCCTGCACGCCGACGCGCCCCGCGCCGAGGAGACCGACTGGGTGCAGATCCTGGAGTGGTACGACGAGCTCGCGCGGCTGACCGACAGCCCGGTCGTCCGGCTCAACCGCGCGGTCGCCGTTGGGGAGGCGGACGGACCACGGGCCGGTCTGGCGGCGCTCGCGGCGCTGGACGACTCCCTGCCCCGCTATGCCGCGGTGGCGGCGTACCTCCACGAGCGCGACGGCGACCTGGCGACGGCGGCACGGCTGTACGCCGAGGCGGCCCGCAAGGCGCCCAACCTGGCCGAACGCGACCACCTGACCCGTCAGGCCGCCCGGCTCAACGCCCGCCGGTGA
- a CDS encoding DUF1801 domain-containing protein, with protein MPNADPCPAAYARDPRVDAYLDALPPWQQRVCREVRDLVHAADPHVEETVKRGVRPYFTLDGNICALLAAKDHVNVFLYDGAIVPDPDGIITGGHDNVTARTIAVYEGEPVPAAPLLAMFRRIIADNRAGGWRKLKREGLD; from the coding sequence GTGCCCAACGCAGACCCCTGTCCGGCCGCCTACGCGCGGGATCCTCGCGTCGACGCGTACCTCGACGCCTTGCCGCCGTGGCAGCAGCGTGTCTGCCGCGAGGTCCGGGACCTGGTGCATGCCGCGGATCCGCATGTCGAGGAGACGGTGAAGCGGGGGGTCCGGCCGTACTTCACCCTCGACGGGAACATCTGCGCGCTGCTGGCCGCCAAGGACCATGTGAACGTCTTCCTCTACGACGGCGCGATCGTGCCTGATCCGGACGGCATCATCACCGGGGGCCACGACAACGTCACTGCCCGCACGATCGCCGTCTACGAGGGCGAGCCCGTGCCGGCCGCACCGCTGCTGGCCATGTTCCGCCGGATCATCGCCGACAACCGGGCCGGCGGGTGGCGGAAGCTCAAACGCGAGGGCCTCGACTGA
- a CDS encoding VanZ family protein, translated as MAAAPKTAEDPGAGPDGTGAQGPYRTRRQGVGAALVRALAFTFALLCLATCAAVVLELTLAPSPASVGIAHTNLRPGATIRLYLDQPSVREAVEQIGGNILIGVPFGLLLPVLTPRLRGLLRVVAVTSAVILLVELAQHFFVEGRSFDVDDIILAAFGAAVGYLPLGRLLARWAHPRHRHWWQRAGDTLLRRRPAA; from the coding sequence ATGGCAGCAGCGCCGAAGACAGCGGAGGACCCCGGAGCGGGCCCGGACGGGACGGGCGCCCAGGGCCCGTACCGGACCAGACGGCAGGGGGTGGGGGCGGCCCTGGTCCGGGCGCTGGCCTTCACCTTCGCCCTGCTCTGCCTGGCGACCTGCGCGGCCGTGGTCCTGGAGCTCACCCTGGCGCCCTCGCCCGCCTCGGTGGGCATCGCCCACACCAACCTGCGCCCGGGCGCCACCATCCGGCTCTACCTGGACCAGCCGTCGGTCCGCGAGGCGGTCGAGCAGATCGGCGGCAACATCCTCATCGGCGTCCCGTTCGGGCTGCTGCTGCCGGTGCTCACCCCCCGACTGCGCGGCCTGCTGCGGGTGGTGGCCGTCACCAGCGCGGTGATCCTGCTGGTCGAGCTGGCCCAGCACTTCTTCGTGGAGGGCCGCTCCTTCGACGTGGACGACATCATCCTGGCCGCGTTCGGCGCGGCCGTTGGCTACCTGCCGCTGGGCCGGCTGCTGGCCCGCTGGGCGCACCCCCGGCACCGGCACTGGTGGCAGCGCGCGGGCGACACCCTGCTGCGCCGCCGCCCGGCTGCCTAG
- a CDS encoding LacI family DNA-binding transcriptional regulator: protein MTESSGDRSAVAPARPTLQEVAALAGVSRATVSRVVNGGSGVRAGVQAKVRQAVDALGYVPNPAARALMTRRHNAVAVVIAEPESRVFSDPFFARQLRGISRELASSAVQLVLLLVADTGDYAQVGSYLSAGHVDGVLIFSLHRDDPLPALVDRLGLAAVYGGRPGWADADSSALYVDADNIGGARTAVQHLRERGRRRIAVITGPLDQTSAVDRLRGYREAFPEADPRLLAESDFTAPGGRRAMQHLLARCPDLDAVFVCSDLMAAGALAALRESGRSVPEDVAVVGFDDLEAPELWGAPALSTVRQDIEGMGRLMARLLLTRLELSFAGRAEEAAAMRPVVTPARLVVRSSS, encoded by the coding sequence GTGACCGAGTCGAGCGGGGACAGGTCGGCCGTCGCCCCCGCGCGCCCCACGCTGCAGGAGGTCGCGGCGCTGGCCGGGGTGTCCCGGGCGACGGTGTCCCGGGTGGTCAACGGCGGCAGCGGGGTCCGGGCGGGCGTCCAGGCCAAGGTGCGGCAGGCCGTGGACGCGCTGGGGTACGTGCCCAACCCGGCGGCGCGGGCGCTGATGACCCGGCGGCACAACGCGGTGGCGGTGGTCATCGCCGAGCCGGAGAGCCGGGTGTTCTCCGACCCCTTCTTCGCCCGGCAGTTGCGCGGTATCAGCCGCGAACTGGCTTCGTCAGCCGTGCAGTTGGTGCTGCTGCTGGTGGCCGACACCGGCGACTACGCCCAGGTCGGCAGCTACCTCTCGGCGGGCCACGTGGACGGGGTGCTGATCTTCTCGCTGCACCGGGACGATCCGCTGCCCGCCCTGGTGGACCGGCTGGGCCTGGCCGCGGTCTACGGCGGACGGCCGGGCTGGGCGGACGCCGACAGCTCGGCCCTGTACGTCGACGCGGACAACATCGGCGGCGCCCGCACCGCCGTCCAGCATCTGCGGGAGCGCGGGCGGCGGCGGATCGCGGTGATCACCGGGCCGCTGGACCAGACCTCGGCGGTGGACCGGCTCCGGGGGTATCGGGAGGCGTTCCCCGAAGCCGATCCACGTCTGCTGGCCGAGAGCGACTTCACCGCCCCCGGCGGACGCCGGGCCATGCAGCACCTGCTGGCCCGCTGCCCGGATCTGGACGCGGTGTTCGTCTGCTCCGACCTGATGGCCGCGGGTGCGCTCGCCGCGCTGCGGGAGAGCGGCCGCAGCGTCCCCGAGGACGTCGCCGTGGTCGGCTTCGACGACCTGGAGGCGCCGGAGCTGTGGGGCGCCCCGGCGCTGTCGACGGTCCGTCAGGACATCGAGGGGATGGGCAGGTTGATGGCCAGACTGCTGCTCACCCGGCTGGAGCTGTCCTTCGCGGGGAGGGCGGAGGAGGCCGCGGCGATGCGTCCGGTGGTGACGCCGGCCCGGCTGGTGGTCCGAAGCTCCAGCTGA
- a CDS encoding GlsB/YeaQ/YmgE family stress response membrane protein — MLWIVWLVIEGLVIGLLGKLVAPGRNPCPLWLTILIGIAGAILGNVLSNYLGVRHTSGIDWIRHLLQIGVAAVLVALAAPGYGRRAR; from the coding sequence ATGCTCTGGATCGTCTGGCTCGTCATCGAGGGCCTCGTCATCGGCCTGCTGGGCAAGCTCGTCGCCCCCGGCCGGAACCCCTGTCCGCTCTGGCTGACCATTCTGATCGGCATCGCCGGAGCCATCCTGGGCAACGTCCTGTCCAACTATCTGGGGGTGCGACACACCAGCGGCATCGACTGGATCCGGCACCTGCTGCAGATCGGCGTCGCCGCCGTGCTGGTCGCACTGGCCGCTCCGGGCTACGGCCGCCGCGCCCGGTAA
- the asnB gene encoding asparagine synthase (glutamine-hydrolyzing), with product MCGITGWISYEQNLDGERGTIAAMTETMACRGPDASGLWLDGHAALGHRRLAVIDVVGGAQPMSVERDGRTVLVTTYSGEIYNYRELRAELQTLGHTFRSNSDTEVALHAYLQWGEDFTQRLNGMYAFALWDPIRQELLLVRDRMGIKPLYYYPTRDGVLFGSEPKAILAHPRVRAVVDAEGLAELLAFTKTPGHAVYRGMHELRPGHTLRVRESGITERRYWALEAREHTDDLDTTVGHVRALLDDIVDRQLIADVPLCTLLSGGLDSSVITALAARALAAGGRGPVRSFSVDFVGQTENFQADHLRATPDGPYAHALAEHVASDHSDIMLDTGQLMDRTNRDAVLAARDLPYGLGDGDTSLYLLFKAIRAHSTVALSGESADEVFGGYSWFHDEKAVNAGTFPWLAAVRRGFAGDSNGAGEALLRPDLLSKIDLPGYQQARYHEALSQVPRLPGESGKERQMREISHLHLTRFVQFLLDRKDRASMATGLEVRVPFCDHRLVEYVFNTPWSMKTFDGREKSLLRAAARDVLPDVVAERVKSPYPTTQDPRYAEALRGELKQLLADPDAPVRPLLDLTAAADAVRLAAGPELRQSSEIVLALDSWLRRYRVTLEF from the coding sequence ATGTGCGGAATCACCGGATGGATCTCCTACGAGCAGAACCTCGACGGCGAGCGCGGGACCATCGCCGCCATGACCGAGACCATGGCCTGTCGCGGTCCGGACGCCTCCGGCCTGTGGCTGGACGGCCACGCCGCCCTGGGCCACCGCCGCCTCGCCGTCATCGACGTGGTCGGCGGCGCCCAGCCGATGTCCGTCGAGCGCGACGGCCGCACGGTGCTGGTCACCACCTACAGCGGCGAGATCTACAACTACCGCGAACTGCGCGCCGAACTACAGACGCTGGGGCACACCTTCCGCAGCAACAGCGACACCGAGGTCGCCCTGCACGCCTACCTCCAGTGGGGTGAGGACTTCACCCAACGGCTGAACGGCATGTACGCCTTCGCCCTGTGGGATCCCATCCGCCAGGAGTTACTGCTGGTGCGCGACCGCATGGGCATCAAACCGCTCTACTACTACCCCACCCGTGACGGCGTCCTGTTCGGCTCCGAGCCCAAGGCGATCCTGGCCCATCCCCGGGTGCGAGCGGTGGTCGACGCCGAGGGCCTGGCCGAGTTGCTGGCCTTCACCAAGACACCTGGCCACGCCGTCTACCGGGGCATGCACGAACTGCGCCCCGGGCACACCCTGCGGGTGCGCGAGTCGGGCATCACCGAGCGCCGCTACTGGGCGCTGGAGGCCCGCGAGCACACCGATGACCTGGACACCACCGTCGGCCACGTCCGCGCCCTGCTCGACGACATCGTGGACCGGCAGCTGATCGCGGACGTCCCCCTGTGCACGCTGCTCTCCGGCGGCCTGGACTCCTCGGTCATCACCGCGCTGGCCGCCAGGGCGCTGGCCGCAGGGGGCCGGGGACCGGTGCGGTCCTTCTCCGTCGACTTCGTCGGGCAGACCGAGAACTTCCAGGCGGACCACCTGCGGGCCACCCCGGACGGTCCCTACGCGCACGCCCTGGCCGAGCACGTGGCCAGCGACCACAGCGACATCATGCTCGACACCGGGCAGCTCATGGACCGGACCAACCGCGACGCGGTGCTGGCCGCCCGGGACCTGCCCTACGGCCTCGGCGACGGCGACACCTCGCTCTACCTCCTGTTCAAGGCCATCCGCGCGCACTCCACGGTGGCCCTGTCGGGCGAGTCGGCGGACGAGGTCTTCGGCGGCTACAGCTGGTTCCACGACGAGAAGGCCGTCAACGCCGGCACCTTTCCCTGGCTCGCCGCCGTCCGCAGGGGCTTCGCCGGGGATTCCAACGGCGCGGGCGAAGCCCTGCTCCGCCCCGACCTGCTCTCCAAGATCGACCTGCCCGGCTACCAGCAGGCCCGCTACCACGAGGCCCTGAGCCAGGTGCCCCGGCTCCCCGGGGAGAGCGGCAAGGAACGGCAGATGCGCGAGATCAGCCACCTCCACCTGACCCGCTTCGTGCAGTTCCTGCTCGACCGCAAGGACCGCGCCAGCATGGCCACCGGCCTGGAGGTCCGGGTACCGTTCTGCGACCACCGGCTGGTCGAGTACGTCTTCAACACCCCCTGGTCGATGAAGACCTTCGACGGCCGGGAGAAGTCGCTGCTGCGCGCGGCGGCCCGGGACGTGCTGCCCGACGTGGTGGCGGAGCGGGTGAAAAGCCCGTACCCCACGACCCAGGACCCCCGCTACGCGGAGGCGCTGCGCGGCGAGTTGAAGCAACTGCTGGCCGACCCCGACGCGCCCGTGCGCCCGCTGCTCGACCTGACCGCGGCCGCCGACGCCGTACGGCTGGCCGCTGGCCCGGAACTGCGGCAGAGCAGCGAGATCGTCCTTGCGTTGGACTCCTGGCTGCGCCGCTACCGGGTGACGCTGGAGTTCTGA
- a CDS encoding YciI family protein — protein MAKYLLLKHYRGAPEAVNCAPMDQWTPQEISAHIQYMNDFAARLEQTGEFVDGQALAPEGVWVRYDGEGRPPVTDGPFAETKDLIAGWMVIDVDSYDRAVELAGELSAAPGADGKPIHEWLELRPFLGAAPSVTE, from the coding sequence ATGGCCAAGTATCTGCTGCTCAAGCACTACCGCGGCGCCCCGGAAGCAGTGAACTGCGCGCCGATGGACCAGTGGACGCCGCAGGAGATCTCCGCGCACATCCAGTACATGAACGACTTCGCAGCCCGGCTGGAGCAGACCGGCGAGTTCGTCGACGGTCAGGCGCTCGCCCCCGAGGGGGTGTGGGTGCGGTACGACGGCGAGGGGCGTCCGCCGGTCACCGACGGACCGTTCGCGGAGACCAAGGACCTCATCGCGGGGTGGATGGTGATCGACGTCGACAGCTACGACCGCGCCGTCGAGCTGGCCGGGGAGCTGTCGGCCGCCCCCGGTGCGGACGGGAAGCCGATCCACGAATGGCTGGAGCTGCGCCCGTTCCTGGGCGCGGCACCGAGCGTCACCGAGTGA
- a CDS encoding glycoside hydrolase family 9 protein, with protein MGSSRRGRHGRPGRRADHRALLALAVGTGLVVAAMPLSSAAAATAGQLRVDQVGYGTNDTKIAYLMAGASVSGESYQVVDSSGTAVASGTVSTSSRGSWNSAYPDVYPIDFSSVTASGTYHLVTSGSLALTSDTFRIEAPSTLYGGLVTAGVNFFQNQRDGSDVITGGALNRQPSHLNDAKATVYNTPTFIAGSDGDTGDQIKGNLSPLSGAAPVDVEGGWFDAGDYLKFTFTASYADDLLYSAANALGASAPASLTAEAQYGSSWLNKMYNPSTKTLYLQVGIGAGNESSYGGDHDLWRLPQADDSDSASYDKYAARNRPVFEAAAPGAKIDPDVVGRVAAAFAFAAQADARSGDTKDAATELTDATTLYAQADTSPGSTLESALPEAYYPESIWHDAMELGATEIALAQQALGDSSAAYTPYLTQAATWASDYIAKDSGQDTLNLYDVSAIAHADLITALKNAGNPSGLAVTPAALIADLKAQVASGASTAASDIFHEGGNQTDFDVDSHTFGFISTEALYQKASGDTQYAAFAAEQRDWLLGDNAWGTSFMVGEGTTFPDCMGSQIPNILGNSSGTGPLDVGAVVNGPNGTDNFSGGLGDLQDGMVKCENDAFTAFTGHGSEYVDDVRSWQSSEPALDMSGSAVLAGALQSALSGGTPAGDDFSLAAAPAAGTVTAGGSTTATVTTAVTSGSAEAVALTATGLPAGVTAGLTPAAVTSGGTAVLTLDTTGATPAGTYPITLTGTAASGTRTTGYTLTVTTGGTTPGGRTYDASTAALGGSADANSCSACADGQKVSSIGGSGAGTVTFTGITEPATGSYTMTVAYLSVGKARPAVVTVNGTPQTVTFAETSATSYSVIGTATVTVKLTAGSANTVEFSGSGTAGAPDLDHITV; from the coding sequence ATGGGATCGTCACGTCGCGGGCGGCACGGACGCCCGGGCAGGCGCGCGGACCACCGGGCGCTGCTGGCCCTGGCGGTGGGCACCGGACTGGTCGTCGCGGCGATGCCGCTCTCTTCCGCCGCAGCCGCGACCGCCGGGCAGCTGCGGGTGGACCAGGTCGGCTACGGCACCAACGACACCAAGATCGCCTACCTGATGGCCGGGGCCTCGGTCTCGGGGGAGAGCTACCAGGTGGTCGACTCCTCGGGGACGGCGGTGGCCTCCGGCACCGTCAGCACCAGCAGCCGGGGCTCGTGGAACTCGGCCTATCCGGACGTCTACCCGATCGACTTCTCGTCCGTGACCGCCTCCGGCACCTACCATCTCGTCACCAGCGGCAGCCTGGCGCTGACCTCGGACACCTTCCGGATCGAGGCGCCGTCCACGCTGTACGGCGGCCTGGTGACGGCGGGGGTGAACTTCTTCCAGAACCAGCGCGACGGCTCCGACGTGATCACCGGCGGCGCGCTCAACCGGCAGCCCTCCCACCTCAATGACGCCAAGGCGACTGTCTACAACACACCGACGTTCATCGCCGGAAGCGACGGCGACACCGGCGACCAGATCAAGGGCAACCTGTCGCCGCTCTCCGGCGCCGCGCCGGTCGACGTCGAGGGCGGCTGGTTCGACGCGGGGGACTACCTCAAGTTCACCTTCACCGCCTCCTACGCCGACGATCTGCTCTACTCGGCCGCCAACGCCCTCGGCGCCTCCGCTCCCGCGTCGCTGACGGCCGAGGCGCAGTACGGCAGCAGCTGGCTGAACAAGATGTACAACCCGAGCACCAAGACGCTCTACCTCCAGGTGGGCATCGGCGCGGGCAACGAGAGCAGCTACGGCGGGGACCACGACCTGTGGCGGCTGCCGCAGGCCGACGACTCGGACAGCGCGTCGTACGACAAGTACGCGGCCAGGAACCGTCCGGTGTTCGAAGCGGCCGCGCCCGGGGCGAAGATCGACCCGGACGTGGTGGGCCGGGTGGCCGCCGCCTTCGCCTTCGCCGCCCAGGCCGACGCCAGGTCCGGCGACACCAAGGACGCCGCCACCGAGCTGACCGACGCCACCACGCTGTACGCGCAGGCCGACACCAGCCCGGGCAGCACCCTGGAATCCGCGCTGCCCGAGGCGTACTACCCCGAGTCCATCTGGCACGACGCCATGGAGCTGGGCGCCACCGAGATCGCCCTGGCCCAGCAGGCGCTCGGGGACTCCTCCGCCGCCTACACCCCGTACCTGACCCAGGCGGCGACCTGGGCCTCGGACTACATCGCCAAGGACTCCGGCCAGGACACGCTCAACCTGTACGACGTCAGCGCCATCGCCCACGCCGACCTGATCACCGCGCTGAAGAACGCCGGAAACCCCTCCGGCCTGGCGGTCACCCCGGCCGCGCTGATCGCCGACCTCAAGGCGCAGGTCGCCTCCGGCGCGAGCACCGCCGCCTCCGACATCTTCCACGAGGGCGGCAACCAGACCGACTTCGACGTGGACTCGCACACCTTCGGCTTCATCTCCACCGAAGCCCTCTACCAGAAGGCCAGCGGGGACACCCAGTACGCGGCCTTCGCCGCCGAGCAGCGCGACTGGCTGCTCGGCGACAACGCCTGGGGCACCAGCTTCATGGTCGGCGAGGGCACCACCTTCCCCGACTGCATGGGCTCGCAGATCCCCAACATCCTGGGCAACAGCAGCGGCACCGGCCCGCTGGACGTCGGCGCGGTCGTCAACGGCCCCAACGGGACCGACAACTTCAGCGGCGGTCTGGGCGACCTCCAGGACGGCATGGTGAAGTGCGAGAACGACGCCTTCACCGCCTTCACCGGCCACGGCAGCGAGTACGTGGACGACGTCCGCTCCTGGCAGAGCAGTGAACCGGCGCTGGACATGAGCGGCAGCGCGGTGCTGGCCGGCGCCCTGCAGTCGGCGCTGTCCGGCGGCACGCCTGCGGGCGACGACTTCTCGCTGGCGGCCGCCCCGGCCGCGGGCACGGTCACCGCGGGCGGCAGCACCACCGCCACCGTCACCACCGCCGTCACCTCCGGCAGCGCCGAGGCGGTCGCCCTGACCGCCACCGGCCTGCCCGCCGGGGTCACCGCCGGTCTCACCCCCGCCGCCGTCACCTCCGGCGGCACCGCCGTCCTCACCCTGGACACCACCGGCGCCACCCCCGCCGGGACCTACCCGATCACCCTCACCGGCACCGCCGCCTCCGGCACCCGGACCACCGGCTACACCCTCACCGTCACCACCGGCGGGACCACCCCGGGCGGCAGGACCTACGACGCCTCCACCGCCGCCCTGGGCGGCAGCGCCGACGCCAACAGCTGCTCCGCCTGCGCCGACGGCCAGAAGGTCAGCAGCATCGGCGGCTCCGGCGCCGGAACGGTCACCTTCACCGGCATCACCGAACCCGCCACCGGCAGCTACACCATGACCGTCGCCTACCTCAGCGTCGGCAAGGCCCGGCCCGCCGTCGTCACCGTCAACGGCACCCCGCAGACCGTCACCTTCGCCGAGACCTCCGCCACCAGCTACAGCGTCATCGGGACCGCCACCGTCACCGTGAAACTCACCGCGGGCAGTGCCAACACCGTGGAGTTCTCCGGCAGCGGCACCGCCGGCGCGCCCGACCTGGACCACATCACCGTCTGA